A stretch of the Coprobacillus cateniformis genome encodes the following:
- a CDS encoding FAD:protein FMN transferase produces the protein MKLKKKICVILAFSLFILTGCKNQKDNYEYYTKNFIGAFDTITTYITYATNQDDFDKQCELIDKDLNYYNQLFDKYNSYDGVNNVKTINDNAGKKAIKVDKPLIDLLELSIERYEKISKKVNIAFGSVINIWHDYREKAESNNGVGTVPSEAELKKANQHTGLDSIKIDKQAQTVYIDDANVSIDVGATAKGYAVELVKQALIKMGVDNFLLSGGGNVASHGERKIKKEGDFYLNDCQEKFCVGIESPQDGNYSNSESDNEAVLVVQGESIVTSGDYQRFYKDVNGVRYHHLIDPDTLYPAVHFRSVSIITADSGLADFLSSAVFLMSYDEGLKLIDSLDGVEAIWLLDDGKIKMSSGLKDNDHLYVIEKDRLK, from the coding sequence ATGAAATTGAAGAAAAAAATATGTGTAATTCTTGCGTTCTCTTTATTTATATTAACAGGATGTAAGAATCAAAAAGACAATTATGAGTATTATACAAAAAACTTTATTGGTGCTTTTGATACAATAACAACCTATATTACATATGCGACAAATCAGGATGACTTTGATAAACAGTGTGAATTAATTGATAAAGATTTAAATTATTATAATCAATTATTTGATAAATATAATTCTTATGATGGTGTAAATAATGTAAAAACAATTAATGATAATGCTGGAAAAAAAGCAATAAAAGTTGATAAACCGCTAATAGATTTATTAGAGTTAAGTATTGAGAGATATGAAAAAATATCTAAGAAAGTGAATATCGCTTTTGGAAGCGTTATTAATATTTGGCATGATTATCGTGAAAAAGCAGAAAGCAATAATGGCGTTGGTACTGTTCCAAGTGAGGCAGAATTAAAGAAGGCTAATCAGCATACTGGTCTTGACAGTATAAAGATTGATAAACAGGCACAAACAGTGTATATTGATGATGCAAATGTTTCTATTGATGTTGGTGCAACTGCGAAAGGTTATGCGGTTGAATTGGTTAAACAAGCTCTTATTAAAATGGGAGTTGATAATTTCCTTTTAAGTGGTGGTGGAAATGTTGCTAGTCATGGAGAAAGAAAAATAAAGAAAGAGGGAGACTTCTATCTTAATGATTGCCAAGAAAAATTTTGTGTAGGCATTGAATCACCTCAAGATGGGAATTACAGCAATAGTGAGTCTGATAATGAAGCTGTATTGGTTGTTCAAGGTGAGTCAATAGTTACGAGTGGTGATTATCAAAGATTTTATAAAGATGTTAATGGTGTCCGATATCATCATTTGATTGATCCAGATACACTATATCCAGCAGTTCATTTCAGAAGTGTAAGTATTATTACTGCTGATAGTGGTTTGGCTGATTTCTTGAGTTCAGCAGTTTTCTTAATGAGTTATGATGAAGGGCTAAAACTTATTGATTCATTGGATGGTGTTGAAGCTATCTGGTTATTAGATGATGGAAAAATAAAAATGTCTAGTGGATTGAAGGATAATGACCATCTATATGTTATTGAAAAAGATCGATTGAAGTAG
- the mutM gene encoding DNA-formamidopyrimidine glycosylase: MPELPEVETVRQTLRQFILDENIEGIDVYYDKIINGDTQEFIERLTHQTIRDIDRVGKYLIFLLDEDAFVSHLRMEGKYHIVKRETPVDKHTHVVFHLHDGQDLRYIDTRKFGRLELVDRHLYREQLPLMKLGKEPFDISGEELYALLHKTSLPIKTALLDQSIMCGIGNIYANEICFLMKIDPRTRASRLSKKRVHELKQISVDVLNRAIAQGGTTIHSFDANGIHGLFQVQLKAHGQKICPCCQGEIKKIMLNQRGTYYCPHCQKRRY; encoded by the coding sequence ATGCCAGAATTACCAGAAGTAGAAACAGTAAGACAAACATTAAGACAATTTATTTTAGATGAAAATATAGAAGGCATTGATGTTTATTATGATAAGATTATTAATGGAGATACTCAGGAGTTTATAGAGCGTTTAACACATCAAACAATTAGAGACATTGATCGTGTGGGAAAATATTTGATTTTCTTATTAGATGAAGATGCTTTTGTTTCTCATTTGCGAATGGAAGGAAAGTATCATATTGTCAAAAGAGAAACGCCTGTCGATAAACATACACACGTTGTTTTTCATCTTCATGATGGGCAGGATTTGCGTTATATAGATACCCGTAAATTTGGAAGACTAGAACTTGTTGATCGTCATTTGTATCGTGAACAATTACCATTAATGAAATTAGGAAAAGAACCATTTGATATCAGTGGTGAAGAACTTTATGCTTTGTTGCATAAGACATCATTACCAATTAAAACAGCTCTTTTAGACCAATCGATTATGTGTGGAATTGGCAATATTTATGCAAACGAAATATGCTTTTTAATGAAAATTGATCCACGCACAAGAGCTTCTCGTTTATCCAAGAAAAGAGTTCATGAATTAAAACAGATTTCTGTGGATGTTTTAAACCGTGCTATTGCTCAGGGAGGAACAACAATTCATTCTTTTGATGCTAATGGTATTCATGGATTGTTTCAGGTTCAACTCAAGGCACATGGACAAAAAATATGTCCATGTTGCCAAGGTGAAATCAAGAAAATAATGTTAAATCAAAGAGGAACATATTATTGTCCACATTGTCAAAAAAGGAGGTACTAA
- a CDS encoding Gfo/Idh/MocA family protein encodes MIRWGILGMGKIATRFMQSLNKSQEGYLYAGASLTAVKREQFSLNHPHILIYPTYEDLLEDPNIDAVYIATRHNDHYQWAKAALLKKKAVLCEKPATLTYTQTEDLCQLAKSNQTFFMEAMKTRFIPLVADMKKVVASGEIGEVQRIETSFCSDVDYQEGHYLFDKEQGGVLYDVGTYNIATTLDYITSPLQKVSTQVIYKNGVDAYDVVELVFESGQTAKLEMAIDRSKEKNMIIYGSQGTMTAVPFYRPEQAIITINNQQRVIEKSYIYDDFFTEIEEVHRCLKEKIIESPRMSLQDSLDCMYVMEKIRESFYD; translated from the coding sequence ATGATTCGCTGGGGAATATTAGGAATGGGAAAAATTGCTACAAGATTTATGCAAAGTTTAAATAAAAGCCAAGAAGGATATCTTTATGCTGGGGCATCTTTAACAGCAGTAAAAAGAGAACAGTTTTCTTTGAATCATCCTCATATTCTAATATATCCAACATATGAAGATTTGTTAGAAGACCCAAATATTGATGCTGTTTATATAGCAACTCGTCATAATGATCATTATCAATGGGCAAAGGCAGCTTTATTAAAGAAAAAAGCTGTTCTTTGTGAAAAGCCTGCAACATTAACGTATACTCAAACTGAAGACTTGTGTCAATTGGCTAAGTCCAACCAAACATTTTTTATGGAAGCTATGAAAACAAGATTTATTCCACTTGTGGCTGACATGAAGAAAGTTGTTGCATCTGGTGAGATAGGTGAAGTTCAACGTATTGAAACATCATTTTGTTCTGATGTAGACTATCAAGAAGGACATTATCTTTTTGATAAAGAACAAGGAGGTGTTTTGTACGATGTTGGAACTTACAATATTGCAACGACTCTTGATTACATAACATCGCCATTACAAAAAGTCTCAACTCAGGTTATTTACAAAAATGGTGTAGATGCTTACGATGTCGTTGAATTGGTTTTTGAAAGTGGACAGACAGCAAAACTAGAAATGGCAATAGATAGAAGCAAGGAAAAAAACATGATTATTTATGGTTCACAAGGAACAATGACAGCTGTGCCTTTTTATCGCCCTGAACAAGCTATTATAACTATTAATAATCAGCAAAGAGTTATTGAAAAGTCATATATTTATGATGATTTCTTTACTGAGATTGAAGAGGTGCATCGTTGTCTCAAAGAAAAAATCATTGAGAGTCCAAGGATGTCATTGCAGGATTCTTTAGATTGTATGTATGTTATGGAAAAGATAAGGGAGTCTTTCTATGACTAA
- a CDS encoding TIGR03905 family TSCPD domain-containing protein, which translates to MHTYKTKGTCSTRIDFDVVNGKVTGVKFVGGCSGNLQGIAKLIEGMDKEEAIQRIEGIRCGAKPTSCPDQLAKALKECE; encoded by the coding sequence ATGCATACTTATAAAACAAAGGGAACATGTTCAACACGTATTGATTTTGATGTTGTGAATGGAAAAGTCACAGGAGTTAAATTTGTTGGTGGGTGTTCAGGAAATTTACAGGGGATTGCAAAACTTATTGAGGGAATGGATAAGGAGGAAGCGATTCAACGTATTGAAGGAATTCGTTGTGGTGCAAAACCAACATCTTGTCCAGATCAATTGGCAAAAGCTTTAAAAGAATGTGAGTAA
- the polA gene encoding DNA polymerase I — MEELVLIDGNYWLFSSYYATAAMGNLMVNKDGIPTNAVFGFANRLENVIKKNPKGIMVAFDAKGKTFRSDLLEEYKGTRKETPEELKCQFEIVREFLDAHQIPYCELEGYEGDDIIGTLATQGSKQGYQVNIMTGDKDMMQLVDEHIHVYKRNTKTKTDDVITPKTFYEKYELQPDQMRDLLGLMGDSADNIPGIPGVGEKTALKLLHEYQTIENLKDHCSEIKGKMGEKIRENIELGIQSKQIATILKDIPLDVTLDDCHYVGYDFDKLKDFYQKYDMNSLLKKISMESKAPKQTELHYEVVTKMPSITQASCILGAIYDQNYHKSIVLGYALYNKEQAFYISFEDALNDQDFLNYLKDEKYSKYSYNIKAQILSARWNGIDIKGMNFDLQLASYILNPSLKDEMKSICDYYDYDSVQYEEEVFGKLAKKHIPEIDLLARHTVSKAKAIYDLKDEAIQRLKDEEQFDLYQNLELPVTYILADMEYVGAKIDIHVLKEMEMDFEQQIKQIEEDIYMLADKEFNISSPKQLGEVLFERLGLPNGKKTKTGYSTSQDILEKIEGLHPIIPLIQKYRMLTKLSSTYVKGLQEQVFADGKIHTIYNQALTQTGRLSSIEPNLQNIPVRQEEGKLIRKAFIPSHDYLVTFDYSQIELRILAHLAGVQSLIEAFNQDKDIHTHTAALVFKVKDEEVTANMRRQAKAVNFGIIYGMGEFKLSQQIGVSLKEAKEFIRRYFEEYPEIKVYMDQIVEDCKNTGYVSTVLNRKRYIPTINDKNFMVREQARRFAMNSPIQGSGADILKLAMMKVNQLMKDKHLKSEMILQVHDELIFDVYKDELDEMMKLIKSAMVEAFQMDVPLKVDGAYASNWYDLK, encoded by the coding sequence ATGGAAGAATTAGTATTGATTGATGGAAATTATTGGTTGTTTAGTTCGTATTATGCGACAGCAGCTATGGGAAATTTGATGGTTAACAAAGATGGTATTCCAACCAATGCAGTTTTTGGGTTTGCTAATCGTTTAGAAAATGTTATTAAAAAAAATCCAAAAGGGATTATGGTTGCGTTTGATGCAAAAGGGAAAACTTTTAGAAGTGATCTTTTAGAAGAATACAAAGGAACAAGGAAAGAAACACCAGAAGAATTAAAATGTCAATTTGAAATTGTTAGAGAATTTTTAGATGCTCATCAGATTCCTTATTGTGAACTTGAGGGATATGAAGGTGATGATATTATTGGTACACTTGCGACTCAGGGATCAAAGCAAGGCTATCAGGTGAATATCATGACTGGTGATAAGGATATGATGCAATTGGTAGATGAACATATTCATGTTTATAAAAGAAATACAAAAACAAAGACTGATGACGTTATTACACCTAAAACATTTTATGAAAAATATGAATTGCAGCCTGATCAAATGAGAGATTTATTAGGTTTAATGGGAGATAGTGCTGATAATATTCCAGGAATACCAGGTGTTGGTGAAAAGACAGCTCTTAAATTATTACATGAATATCAAACTATTGAAAACTTAAAAGATCATTGTTCAGAAATCAAAGGAAAAATGGGTGAAAAGATTAGAGAGAATATTGAACTTGGTATTCAGTCTAAGCAGATTGCAACGATCTTAAAAGATATACCTCTTGATGTCACACTTGATGATTGTCACTATGTTGGTTATGATTTTGATAAGTTAAAAGATTTTTATCAGAAATATGATATGAATTCATTATTAAAAAAGATTTCTATGGAATCAAAAGCACCAAAGCAAACTGAACTTCATTATGAAGTTGTAACGAAGATGCCTTCTATTACTCAAGCTAGTTGTATCTTAGGTGCAATCTATGATCAAAATTATCATAAATCTATTGTATTAGGTTATGCTTTGTATAATAAAGAGCAAGCATTTTATATCTCTTTTGAAGATGCATTAAATGATCAAGATTTCCTGAACTATTTAAAAGATGAAAAATATAGCAAATATAGTTATAACATCAAAGCTCAAATTCTTTCTGCGAGATGGAATGGAATTGATATAAAAGGCATGAATTTTGATTTGCAATTAGCTTCTTATATATTAAATCCAAGTCTAAAAGATGAAATGAAGTCTATTTGTGATTATTATGATTATGATTCTGTTCAATATGAAGAAGAAGTATTTGGGAAATTAGCAAAAAAACATATTCCTGAAATTGATTTATTAGCAAGGCATACAGTTTCAAAGGCCAAAGCTATATATGATTTAAAAGATGAAGCTATTCAAAGATTGAAAGATGAAGAACAATTTGATCTTTATCAAAATCTAGAATTGCCAGTGACTTACATTCTTGCAGATATGGAGTATGTTGGTGCAAAAATCGATATTCATGTCTTAAAAGAAATGGAAATGGATTTTGAGCAGCAGATTAAACAAATTGAAGAAGATATATATATGTTAGCAGACAAAGAATTTAATATTTCATCACCTAAGCAGTTAGGAGAAGTTTTATTTGAACGATTAGGCTTACCTAATGGTAAAAAGACCAAAACGGGTTATTCAACTTCTCAAGATATTTTAGAGAAGATTGAAGGATTACATCCTATTATTCCATTAATTCAAAAATATCGTATGTTAACAAAATTATCTTCAACATATGTAAAAGGTTTGCAAGAACAAGTTTTTGCAGATGGGAAAATACATACAATTTATAATCAAGCTCTAACTCAAACAGGAAGATTATCTTCTATAGAACCAAATCTTCAAAATATTCCAGTTCGTCAAGAAGAAGGAAAATTGATTCGTAAAGCTTTTATACCAAGCCATGATTATCTAGTCACATTTGATTATTCACAAATTGAATTGCGTATTTTGGCTCATTTGGCAGGAGTTCAATCACTCATAGAAGCTTTTAATCAAGATAAGGATATTCATACACATACAGCAGCTTTGGTCTTTAAAGTCAAGGATGAAGAAGTAACAGCCAATATGCGTAGACAAGCTAAGGCAGTAAATTTTGGAATTATTTATGGGATGGGAGAATTTAAGTTATCTCAGCAAATTGGTGTCTCTTTAAAAGAAGCCAAAGAATTTATTCGTAGATATTTTGAAGAATATCCAGAAATCAAAGTCTATATGGATCAAATTGTTGAAGATTGTAAAAACACAGGTTATGTGTCAACAGTTTTAAATCGTAAAAGATATATTCCAACAATCAATGATAAGAATTTTATGGTTCGTGAACAAGCTAGACGTTTTGCGATGAATTCACCAATTCAAGGAAGTGGTGCTGATATCTTAAAACTTGCTATGATGAAAGTGAATCAATTAATGAAAGATAAACATTTAAAATCAGAAATGATTTTACAAGTCCATGATGAATTGATTTTTGATGTTTATAAAGATGAATTAGATGAAATGATGAAATTAATTAAATCAGCAATGGTTGAAGCATTCCAAATGGATGTTCCATTGAAAGTTGATGGGGCTTATGCTTCTAATTGGTATGATTTGAAGTAG
- the dnaE gene encoding DNA polymerase III subunit alpha, whose translation MFGHLQVLSAYSFQNSTILIKDLIQDANAKHIEALALTDKNNMFGALEFSQECLKYGIKPIFGMEASVMIEGEIYPFILLAKDDIGYFDLVKVCCDINLHEDKCIDLKSLALYKGHMYIISGSAQGIVERLVAKEMEEEAVKYLKSFKDIFQDNYYVMIQNHHIKLQQALNERIISLAKYCRVKILCSNEVIYLKKADALAVDLMQAANQGLTLESKYVPITEEKYLKTEDEMKMLFDAEILAETREVVQNCKATIPLQDKHLPSFPVPHHGEASEYLKGLCQMGLKKRFQNQKIPSQYVKRLQYELKIIHQMGFDDYFLIVWDYVRFAKVNKIQVGAGRGSAAGSLVAYVLGITNVDPIKYDLLFERFLNPERVSMPDIDIDFQDDRRDEVVHYVVEKYGQDHVAQIVTFNTYGPRVAIKDMGKVMGIPLARLEIIAKMIPTGPKNKKTITTMYKTSAQFQSMINQDPLLKKIIGATSVIEHLPRNISTHAAGVILSKQPLREVIPLVLGPTATLMSQYSKDYIEEVGLLKMDFLGLKNLTMIDYICKDIKRDINETVFLNQLPLNDQKTYELIARADTFGVFQLESQGMRNLLRKMKPYCFDDIVAAIALFRPGPMENIPLYLKRRGLQEKVVYPLPELEPILKSTYGVMIYQEQIMQVAQKMAGFSLGKADILRKAVSKKETGLMQSMKEEFIAGCIDKGYREEKAIEIFELIEKFANYGFGKAHSVAYGYVAYQLAYLKANYPLYFFASILSNELSSETTKLHCIQECKTYHVDILPPSVNYSHARFMVENGHIRYSLLAIKNVGYAGYKAIVEERKNGLFEDVYDFMMRMDESKLSKKMIESLIDAGALDEFQLSRNTMKKNLDTIRDYGNLKNMLGIDEKPVLTIYKDFQDEKLRKEKEVLGIYLTMHPIELMKEKLNTPYINVSSLYEYVNQTVNIVVQLQRVKNITDRKGDEMCFIEGFDETGSVDGVVFASRYKSIGMMLKKGNICLMNGKVDMKDKLSFIVDKARVIE comes from the coding sequence ATGTTTGGACATTTACAGGTTTTAAGTGCTTATAGTTTTCAAAATAGTACGATTTTAATTAAAGATTTAATCCAAGATGCAAATGCTAAGCATATAGAAGCCTTGGCTTTAACAGATAAAAATAATATGTTTGGAGCGTTAGAATTTAGTCAGGAATGTTTAAAATATGGGATTAAACCTATTTTTGGAATGGAAGCAAGTGTGATGATTGAAGGAGAGATTTATCCATTTATTTTACTGGCTAAAGATGATATTGGTTATTTTGATTTAGTGAAGGTTTGTTGTGATATTAACTTGCATGAAGATAAATGTATTGATTTAAAATCTTTGGCTCTTTATAAGGGACATATGTATATTATTTCTGGTTCAGCACAAGGAATCGTTGAAAGATTGGTTGCAAAGGAAATGGAAGAGGAGGCTGTGAAATATTTAAAATCATTTAAAGACATTTTTCAAGATAACTACTATGTTATGATTCAAAATCATCATATTAAATTACAACAAGCATTAAACGAAAGAATAATTTCACTTGCAAAATATTGTCGTGTGAAGATTCTTTGTTCCAATGAGGTTATATATTTAAAAAAAGCTGATGCTTTAGCAGTTGACTTAATGCAGGCTGCGAATCAAGGATTAACTTTAGAAAGTAAATATGTTCCTATAACAGAGGAGAAATATTTAAAAACTGAAGATGAAATGAAAATGCTTTTTGATGCTGAAATATTAGCAGAAACGAGAGAGGTTGTTCAAAACTGTAAGGCAACAATCCCTTTACAAGATAAACATCTACCATCTTTTCCAGTTCCACATCATGGAGAAGCATCAGAATATTTAAAAGGGCTTTGTCAAATGGGATTGAAGAAAAGATTCCAAAATCAAAAGATTCCATCTCAATATGTCAAAAGATTGCAGTATGAATTAAAAATAATCCATCAAATGGGATTTGATGATTACTTTTTAATTGTATGGGATTATGTGCGTTTTGCAAAAGTGAATAAGATACAGGTTGGTGCTGGGAGAGGAAGTGCTGCTGGGAGTTTAGTTGCCTATGTATTAGGAATTACTAATGTTGATCCAATTAAGTATGACTTACTTTTTGAACGATTTCTTAATCCTGAACGTGTATCCATGCCAGATATAGATATTGATTTTCAAGATGATCGTCGTGACGAAGTTGTACATTATGTTGTTGAAAAATATGGTCAAGATCATGTTGCTCAAATTGTTACGTTTAATACATATGGGCCACGTGTTGCTATAAAAGATATGGGAAAGGTCATGGGCATTCCTCTAGCTCGACTAGAAATTATTGCGAAAATGATTCCTACGGGTCCCAAAAATAAGAAGACAATTACAACTATGTATAAGACTTCAGCACAATTTCAATCTATGATTAATCAAGACCCTTTGTTGAAAAAAATTATAGGAGCAACAAGTGTTATTGAGCATTTGCCTCGTAATATTTCAACGCATGCGGCTGGTGTCATTTTATCCAAACAACCCCTAAGAGAGGTTATTCCCTTAGTATTAGGGCCAACAGCGACTTTAATGTCACAATATTCAAAAGATTATATTGAAGAAGTTGGATTATTGAAAATGGATTTTTTAGGTCTTAAGAACTTAACAATGATAGATTATATTTGTAAAGATATTAAACGAGATATAAATGAAACAGTTTTCTTAAATCAGCTGCCTTTGAATGATCAGAAAACATATGAACTCATTGCACGTGCTGATACTTTTGGTGTTTTTCAATTAGAGTCTCAAGGAATGAGAAATCTCCTAAGAAAAATGAAACCTTATTGTTTTGATGATATTGTTGCAGCCATTGCATTATTTCGTCCTGGTCCTATGGAAAACATACCTCTCTATCTGAAACGAAGAGGATTACAGGAAAAAGTTGTTTATCCATTACCGGAATTAGAACCAATATTGAAATCTACATATGGAGTTATGATTTATCAGGAGCAAATTATGCAAGTTGCCCAAAAAATGGCAGGTTTTTCACTAGGAAAAGCTGATATACTAAGAAAGGCAGTTTCAAAAAAAGAAACTGGTCTCATGCAATCAATGAAAGAGGAATTTATTGCTGGGTGCATAGATAAAGGTTATAGAGAAGAAAAAGCAATAGAAATATTTGAATTAATTGAAAAATTTGCCAATTATGGATTTGGAAAAGCACATAGTGTTGCTTATGGTTATGTTGCTTATCAATTGGCTTATTTAAAAGCAAATTATCCATTATACTTTTTTGCTTCTATTCTTTCTAATGAATTATCAAGTGAGACAACAAAGTTACATTGTATTCAAGAGTGTAAAACATATCATGTGGATATCTTGCCACCTTCAGTGAATTATTCACATGCACGTTTTATGGTTGAGAATGGTCATATACGTTATTCATTACTTGCGATTAAAAATGTTGGATATGCTGGATATAAAGCTATTGTTGAAGAAAGAAAAAATGGTCTGTTTGAAGATGTTTATGATTTTATGATGCGTATGGATGAATCGAAATTGTCTAAGAAAATGATTGAATCTTTAATTGATGCAGGAGCATTAGACGAATTTCAGTTGAGTCGAAATACAATGAAAAAGAATTTAGATACAATCAGAGATTATGGGAATTTAAAGAATATGTTAGGTATTGATGAAAAACCTGTACTCACAATTTATAAAGATTTTCAAGATGAAAAACTGAGAAAAGAAAAAGAAGTATTGGGTATTTATTTAACTATGCATCCAATTGAATTGATGAAGGAAAAGTTAAACACACCATATATTAATGTTTCTTCATTATATGAATATGTGAATCAAACAGTGAATATTGTTGTTCAATTACAAAGAGTTAAAAATATTACCGATCGTAAAGGTGATGAAATGTGTTTTATTGAAGGATTTGATGAAACAGGTAGTGTCGATGGTGTTGTGTTTGCATCGAGATATAAGAGTATAGGTATGATGTTAAAGAAAGGAAACATTTGTCTTATGAATGGAAAAGTTGATATGAAAGATAAGTTATCTTTTATTGTTGATAAGGCAAGAGTGATAGAATAA